The Arachis hypogaea cultivar Tifrunner chromosome 14, arahy.Tifrunner.gnm2.J5K5, whole genome shotgun sequence genome has a segment encoding these proteins:
- the LOC112743959 gene encoding early nodulin-like protein 18: MAPPIAAYLAVFFALTTAVYAAASSSGYHNHTVGGASGWLFNSTTSTAATNYSSWASTQTFNLGDFLIFKTNTNQTVVQTYNETSYLSCNADDFDNGTFVYDSGSSNFSQALTISVPLTVVGRNYFFSDAADGLQCRRGLAFEINVNRGQGLPPSLNQPPPPPYIEPPGPDAAEQSPPSTVTLAPTGGASPLRVNALVAVCGFAAEILILLR, from the exons ATGGCGCCGCCCATCGCAGCCTACCTCGCGGTCTTTTTTGCTTTGACCACCGCCGTCTACGCTGCAGCATCATCCAGCGGATACCACAACCACACGGTGGGCGGCGCATCCGGGTGGTTGTTCAACTCCACTACGAGCACAGCCGCCACCAACTACTCCTCTTGGGCTTCAACTCAAACATTCAACCTCGGCGATTTTCTCA TTTTCAAAACGAACACGAATCAAACGGTGGTTCAGACCTACAATGAGACCTCTTACCTGAGCTGCAACGCCGACGACTTCGACAACGGCACCTTCGTATACGATAGCGGAAGCAGTAATTTCAGCCAGGCGTTGACCATTTCCGTTCCGTTGACCGTCGTCGGACGCAACTACTTCTTCTCCGACGCCGCCGACGGCCTCCAGTGCCGTCGCGGCCTCGCCTTCGAGATCAATGTCAACCGCGGCCAAGGCCTGCCACCCAGCCTCAACCAGCCGCCGCCGCCGCCCTACATTGAGCCGCCGGGTCCTGACGCCGCCGAACAGTCTCCACCGTCCACGGTGACGCTGGCCCCTACTGGAGGCGCGTCACCTCTGCGCGTTAATGCGCTCGTGGCGGTTTGTGGCTTCGCAGCGGAGATCTTGATACTGTTACGGTGA